One Aegilops tauschii subsp. strangulata cultivar AL8/78 chromosome 2, Aet v6.0, whole genome shotgun sequence genomic window, CCCCATGTCCAAGGAATGTgattgtctcaaaaaaaaaatgTCCAAGGAATGTGAAAACTTGGCTAGTCTATCTGCGTCGATATTCGACGCTCTACCTTCAAAAAGAAAATTACAATTAAAGGATAATGCTCTCAGTTTGATCTCACTGACGACAGCTCCATAGCCTCCCCTACTACCTTTGTCGATATCATTTATAACTTGCTTCGAATCAGAGGCAATGACAACATTTTGTAGCCCAAGATCCTCCCCCAATGCCAAGCCCTCTCTACATGTGATAGCTTCCAACGTCACCACATCTGTTATTCCCCTAATCACCAAGACTGAACTCCCAAGGAAGTTCCATGTTGCATTCCAGAACAGTGCAACACGCACCACACTATTGAGCACGATGACTGAGTCAGCTGAGCCTTCCATCACGTCTGAGTGGAGTAGTACCTTTGGAAGGACTCGTTGTAAGGAGGGGGGAAATGTGTCTACCCAAATTTTCTGTCTCCTCTACCTATAGTGGatttgggtagccaaaatttagGTCTGCTATTGGAGATGCTGTTAGGGTAATTTGTGAAACATAAGAGTCAGAGTAAGTGGCAAATCATCTATGTTCACTCAAAAGTTAATGACATAAAATTTACCTCTTTGACACGAGGACTACTTTGTGCAAGTTTTACTACGTAGTAATATTACGTACTGACAGTTCCATGCTGAATATTGGAGGTCAAGTTCTTACATTGCATGATCACGAATTCACTTCTTCTCATGAAGGATAACAGGAAAATCACAAGAAAGACCAAAGACAAGCTGCCAATCAGTCCCCATAAAAAACGTATACATTTACATAAATCGTGTTTACTTTCTTTCCTCGGACAACACTGTTCAGAGGAGAGAAATACTGCCCATGGACATTTTATTACATCGAGCAAGCCATAGCTGAGATTATTTATTATACACCAGTCCATTAATTAAATCAAATAACAGCAAGATATACCGGACAGGAAATTTCAGAGGTCTTACATTCTCAATCACTGTTTCGCCATTCTGAAAAAATGGCATGGGGTTCGGTGGATCTAACACTTCATATAAATACAAAACTTCTTGGTCTTAAACCTGCAGGAAGCTAGCATACTTGGCACCAAGGAAGAGCCTCTGCACGCAGAGCAGGGAGTTCTTCCTAACTTCGGCATTGTCGTGGTTCATGAGTTTCATGACTCGGTCCTTCGCCTTGAGGTCTGCCACCACTAAGCGGCCAGAAGGGTGGTACTGAAGGAACTGTGAGAGGTCATAGCAGGCAACCGCAAGAGCAGTGGTGTCGGTTGATGTGTCGATGACTGTCATAAGGACACGTAGGATCTGCAACATTGAAGGTGTCACTCCACAAAAAGGTACAGAAAAATAACATTTCACTTTGAATAATATATTAGGCAAATCTTGATCGCCTGATCGGCACTAACTCAAACATAAAAAATAGAGTCATATTGGATGTCATTAACACAGCTGGGTTGGATCTAGATACTAATCTAGCATATTTATACTTAATTATCTTTGCAATATGCATGCCCGACAAAAAGTTTTTTGACCCTGGAACCGTTGAACAATCGTTCTAAGGTATTTTGCCTGACAAAAAGTTAATAGAACTAATTAACCACATGGAAGGGTACTAGAACACAATGGGTGCAACCAGGTGTGTAGACACGACCTAGAGTGTTTCATGCACTAGTATCTTAACATGCTGCACTGGAACTGATAAAAGCAATCCAAGAGACTCAGGCTGCGGCATTAAGGTGGATTATGATATATTCCAGGTTTTTCAGCAGGCCTCCTTTTTCATTTGGCTAACCAACTGTTTGCTGCTTTTGAGCCTATTTTTCCACAACAGATAAATTCAGCGCCGCACAGTTGAGCAACTGCAAAATTAGCCTCAGTGTAGGAGAACCGGACCAAATTTAAAATAGGCCACTTTGGATTATACGAACATTTTCCACTCACAAAAAAGGATTATACAAGCAATTAGCTCCTGAAATgcaatcggggggggggggggggggggggcggcagTTTTGCATGTGGTTCCACGAGATATTCTTCTTTATATTTTCATTCAAAAAAGGACATGACATACCTGGAAATCATTTTCCTCAAAGTTGGTGATATTTTCTCGCCAGAAATTTGGGTCTTTGTGCATTGGAGACCAATCAAGATGGCCAAGAAGCACTTGCTGTTTGTACTTATCAAATGAGCTCAACCTCTTTAGGTTCTCTTTGAGACCCACTTCCAGTTGATTCAATGCATCTAACAAATCCTGGTTGCACAGGTAGGAAAATGTCAGTTCAAAGAGGTAATAACACAGACTCAACTGAATACACAACTAAAGAATTCCACACCATTTTTGCAGATAGAACAAAACTCTGATCCTACAATCATGGTACATCGCACCATATCATACTATACGTCCgtttgagcgacaactaatatgggatggagggagtattaggGTATGTCTATACTACAGGCAGAGAGAATATTCAGTGGAAACCAAGTTACAAGGAAACCATGTTTGACAGTTTTCAAAAATTCTCAAAACAATACAGTATGTTAAGGGTGATGTTCTATTAGCATGTGAAATTCCAAGTTCAGACACAAATTCGTTAGGAGGTATGAAGAAAACAAATCCAGCAATGAATCACTGTTCGTCGCTATTCATTGCTGAATTATTATTTTCATGCCCCGTAAATGGATGTGTTTGAACTTGGAATTGTCAATGTGAGCTAAAGGGCAAATGAATACATCAAATTAACATAGTTGTCATGAGGAGTTTGGACAAGAACACAGAAATTTTAACtgaacaaaaataaataaactaAAGATAGTGCTCTTCTTCTAGAATGACAGTGTTTATTTCGAGTAAACAGtaataaatactccctccgtcccaaaatgtaAGACGCTTTTTGGCACTACACAAAAAAGCGTCTtacattttgggacggagggagtacaaggcTGCTCCTGAAAACATTTAGGGAACCAAAAAGAGATATATCATTTACTTCACTGGACTTTTAGAAGGGAATCTATCTTAGATCATTCATTCTTACGAACTTATATACCAGCAACAGAAAAAAAATGCTTTAAACGAGGTTTCAGCCTTTCAATCTTCTAGTGAATGCTTGAAAATGTAAAGGTTTTTTAGTATCCTCACCTCATCACTCCATGCTTGAGCTTTCAAATTCTGTACTATATGCGGCAACCCAAGATCAATCATTTGGGCCGCAAATGCACCCTTTGCCAACAAATTGCGGAAGGACATGACAACAACTCTGACAACCttgaaaaaacagaaaataaaataacaTTATGTTAGTATTTCTGATATGAAAGAAATTTATAGCATATTAAAACATGAAAAGTTCAAAGCTCACCTTCTCTTTAGTAGAGCCTTTGACAACATCTACAAGTCTTGGCATAACCCTTGTAGTGGACAAATAATCAACGGCTGCATCATAGAAGGATAAAAGCCAGATACAAAGGCAAGTTTCGTAGAGGAGCTGCATAAGATGCAACAAGGGGCGAAGAGTAGATTAGCAAATTAGTTCACAATTTAGAGAAGATGAAAAGGTTATAATTACATAAAACTGAGCTGCTTAGAGTAAATTGATAAATGCTCATCTCATCCTAATGATGATTGCCACGTTAAGTAAATTAGTCAATTGATGTTAAAACGTGGAACAGTGACATGCATGCATCCAATAAATCTAAAGGGAACCGCATAAGCAATTTGAGTACAGAAAGTTGAAATTATGTTCTTTAAATAGAACAATTTGCATATTTTTAATCTTCTATATAATTAAGGGACTCGGCAATACCTGAATTGACTGTTGTGTTGAGGCTGGAGATATCAAAGGAATGAGCAGTTTTACACCATCTGCCTGAACAAATAAGGTTCGAACATATGTCTCCCTCAGCAAAGTGGCAAGACAATGGGTAGCAGTAGGAATAGAACAGTTCGGATGGGTGGGGCTCCTGAGCTGCAAAGAACACCATTCTCAAAGTTTAGAGCTCCTGAACACTAGCTTCACAGCACAATAGATACAAAGCAATAATAAACTAAAAGGCCATTTCACAAGTTCTAACCTGAGAACAGAGCCAATCAACTAAGCCCTTTAACACATCATGAATTGATGTAAGCTTGCTCTTTGAATTTGAAGCCTCTCCATTTGGAACCATGCCGTTCTGAAGCTTAGGTCTCGCACTACAATCATAGTGAAGTTAGATTGTCCAGAACAAGGAGAACCACAATACAATCATTTGAAATTAAAGAGAATGTACCTTATTAAGTGAGTCAATATCTTACAGCTCTTCTCCTGTACGAACCAGTTACCTTTCAAGAGCAACCTGGAAAATGGTATTTTTTTGTGAGTTAAATATGACAGCCAGAGAAGGGACTAACACAAAGGAAAAAAACTGGCAACAAAAGGTAGTATGTGCTCAGCTCATCCCAGTTGAGATGGTGCAAGGTAGAGTGGCTGGCCCATGGGCTGGCTTATTATCAAGTTTAGTTGAAGGGATTGGATGGTGGGATACTGAATAATAAGAAGTTAAGAGCTATGAAGTCTCGAAGGGGAAAACAGTTTGGCTTAAAGACCAATTATTAAGTCACACCATTTTGGATGGCATCCATGAAAATATATTTGCAGCCTCCCAGTATATACATCAAATGTTGATAATGACAGTGAgaactaaagacccctttggtttACAGAATACCCTTATCAGCCTGAGTGGAAAGCAACCTAGTAGAATGGATTATAACCATCCTAAGACCAATTGATTCCAAAACTGGTTGACATTGGTAGGATGTGGAAGGAAAAATTGGCTTTTATAACACTATTCCACTCACAGACCATGAGAGGCAAAAGGTGTCCTGTCCCCATATGGGTTGGCCATCCACCAAATGGCTTTCGAACAGGAATTCGTGCACAATCAACCTATTGCAGCCTATGTTGATCTATTTGCGCAGTGAATGAGATGTGCGGATTTTAAGATGACAAAAAGGCACACAGACTAAAAAAGTATCAAATCAATTAATACTTGCCTTAGGAAAGGATCGTAAATGTCTTCACCAGAGAGAGAGTTGTCGTAGAACAGTGCTGCTCGTTTAGGATTCGCTGAAAACAAAGGCAATGGTTTAACACTATGTCTATAATACTAACACAAAAGGTTTATTCTAGTAGATGAGTCGTTGAGCACCTGCAAGCATCTCATCAATGAGGGCAAGCACATATTCCACAGTCTCTTCCTTGGAGATGCTTCGCAAAATATTCAAAAAAACACGAACATACGATGGCCCATCCTATAAAACATAGAAATTTCCCGAAAACCTTTATtagaaaattaataaaaaaataaatTATATGGATTTAGTCAAATAGAAGTGAAAAGTTGGCAAGGATCAGTGCAAAGACAAATAGGATGTATTTGTAGACAGTTATGGCTCGGGATTCTCTTGAAGGAGAAAAAAAATACAAGTCTGTTTAAAAGTGAACCTACCTCACTTAGCAGACTAAATCCTACAATGAGGAAATCTTCCTATATAGGTTGTCTGATTCATAGAATTTTAAACCATAGAAATTTTTCCATATGATATGATTCATTTGTACCAGGTTTCATAAGAAAATTTGCATCCATTCCAACCTCTTGGAAAGAATCCAATTGTTTTTCCTATACACAATCAAATAACTATCAAATCCTGTAGTACTCAAGATGGCATGACATTCCAATCCTACATTTTTCCTATTCTTGCATTTTAGAAATACTGCGACTCAAAGAGGCCCTAAGATGGCAAACAAAATACAGTTATGCAATTGTGTTTTCATAAGCTATTTACCCACAGGAAAAAATAATTTAAGATGATAATGCTACTACTAACCTCATCAAGCAACGGACCTCTCTGACTTTCTGGTTTGTGATCATAACGCCTTAAAAGCTGAAGGCATGTCGAAGTGATCAGCTTAGTTGACATATATGTCTCCCATGGAATGTCCCGCTTGAGAACCTTGAAATACAAACAAGAATCAGATAAATAATGCAGCTTAAAAATCTCCCCTTGATGTTGTCAAGTTCAGACAGAAGCAAATCATGCATTCTATTTGCGCACTACACTCCTATTTCTAGGTATCTACACTTACAGAGGGTGACATCGTCATGCATTCAGGTACCATCCTCACATACACTTAACAGACGTGATCCAACTCAAAGAACACTAACGCTTGCAGATAATTCATGAAAAAAAAATCCTAGTTAACAAGGAGCAGATGGCAAGTATTATGGGTCTGCCCGGAAATTGTGCCCCTCATACAATCAGTTTTCCATGCTTTTGAGAGAACAATAGATGATTATACCTTAAATTATCACACAGAAACAGGGCATCTTctaaggcctcctttggtttgtaggaattttataggaattcTATAGGATAGGATTTGCAAAGGAAAAATTCCTTTGAAgccctttggtttgtaggaatggattcctattcctatgtaGGATAGGAATCAATCCTTCACATTTTGGAGGGGAAaaaacattagcctagactcaatggaaaaattcctatcctatgcaccaaatgacatctcttcctctacaggaattgagatgcatgtcatctcacttcctatgatttttcTATTCCTATAAAATgtctatcctatgaaccaaaggaggcctaacTAACAAGAAACCCTCCGTGATAGCTGCAGTCTGGACAGTACCAGGTCAAGTGACTGCATCCTAGAGTAGCACAATGAAATGACCACACAAATGCCAACCATCGTTGCAACACAAAAATCTTGCATGGAGATGAAAAATCTACACTACTACGAACTACCAATACAACAGAA contains:
- the LOC109763196 gene encoding probable V-type proton ATPase subunit H, encoding MDRAELTTEQVLKRDIPWETYMSTKLITSTCLQLLRRYDHKPESQRGPLLDEDGPSYVRVFLNILRSISKEETVEYVLALIDEMLAANPKRAALFYDNSLSGEDIYDPFLRLLLKGNWFVQEKSCKILTHLISARPKLQNGMVPNGEASNSKSKLTSIHDVLKGLVDWLCSQLRSPTHPNCSIPTATHCLATLLRETYVRTLFVQADGVKLLIPLISPASTQQSIQLLYETCLCIWLLSFYDAAVDYLSTTRVMPRLVDVVKGSTKEKVVRVVVMSFRNLLAKGAFAAQMIDLGLPHIVQNLKAQAWSDEDLLDALNQLEVGLKENLKRLSSFDKYKQQVLLGHLDWSPMHKDPNFWRENITNFEENDFQILRVLMTVIDTSTDTTALAVACYDLSQFLQYHPSGRLVVADLKAKDRVMKLMNHDNAEVRKNSLLCVQRLFLGAKYASFLQV